From one Azospirillum ramasamyi genomic stretch:
- a CDS encoding MFS transporter, producing the protein MDGKSGPAVPARVVWALGMSQLVCWGVSYYLVGLFGEAMAADLGQGLPAIYGGFTLALVVMGLVSSAVGRAIDRRGGRVVMVAGSLLMAAGCVGLALAHGLVVYYASWVLLGLAMRMALYDAAFAALARIGGRAARRPISQITLLGGLASSVMWLVGQSVAEGLGWRGALLIYALLALATVPLHLLIPSDRFVEPVPEPVPAVQASAVQASAAPAAPPPSALAVVLYALIIALTGMLNSGLSAHMIGMLAGLGMAPALAVWVSTLRGVGQSAARLAEIRFGRRLSAFGLAILATGLTVPCFLFPVAFGAAPAAGIAFALLFGAGNGLVTIVRGALPLVLFDPARYGQTVGRLITPGFFVSALAPLVYALVIERFGDAAALWLSFLLAAGALVAALVLALRFGTRNRA; encoded by the coding sequence GTGGACGGAAAGAGCGGACCGGCGGTGCCGGCGCGGGTGGTGTGGGCGCTGGGCATGTCGCAGCTGGTCTGCTGGGGTGTGTCCTACTACCTCGTCGGCCTGTTCGGAGAGGCCATGGCCGCCGATCTTGGGCAGGGATTGCCGGCGATCTATGGCGGCTTCACCCTGGCGCTGGTGGTGATGGGGCTGGTGTCCTCCGCCGTCGGCCGCGCCATCGACCGGCGGGGCGGCCGGGTGGTGATGGTCGCCGGCTCCCTCCTGATGGCGGCCGGCTGCGTCGGGCTGGCGCTGGCGCACGGGCTGGTCGTCTATTACGCCTCCTGGGTGCTGCTCGGCCTCGCCATGCGGATGGCGCTGTACGACGCGGCCTTCGCCGCGCTGGCCCGCATCGGCGGACGGGCGGCGCGCAGGCCGATCTCGCAGATCACGCTGCTCGGCGGGCTTGCCTCCAGCGTGATGTGGCTGGTCGGGCAGTCCGTGGCGGAGGGGCTGGGCTGGCGCGGCGCGCTCCTCATCTATGCGCTGCTGGCGCTCGCGACGGTGCCGCTGCATCTGCTGATCCCGTCCGACCGCTTCGTGGAGCCGGTGCCGGAGCCCGTTCCCGCAGTTCAGGCGTCCGCAGTTCAGGCGTCCGCCGCGCCGGCCGCCCCGCCGCCGTCGGCCCTGGCGGTGGTTCTCTACGCGTTGATCATTGCGCTGACGGGGATGCTGAACTCCGGCCTTTCGGCCCATATGATCGGCATGCTGGCGGGGCTGGGAATGGCGCCGGCGCTGGCGGTGTGGGTGTCCACCCTGCGCGGCGTCGGACAGTCGGCGGCGCGGCTGGCGGAGATCCGGTTCGGCAGGCGGCTGTCCGCCTTCGGCCTCGCCATCCTGGCGACCGGGCTGACCGTGCCCTGTTTCCTGTTCCCGGTGGCCTTCGGCGCGGCCCCCGCCGCCGGCATCGCCTTCGCCCTGCTGTTCGGGGCGGGAAACGGACTGGTCACCATCGTGCGCGGCGCCCTGCCGCTGGTCCTGTTCGATCCCGCCCGCTACGGCCAGACCGTCGGGCGCCTGATCACCCCCGGATTCTTCGTCTCGGCCCTCGCCCCGCTGGTCTACGCGCTGGTGATCGAGCGGTTCGGCGACGCGGCGGCGCTGTGGCTGTCCTTCCTTCTGGCGGCGGGCGCGCTGGTGGCGGCGCTGGTTCTGGCGCTGCGTTTCGGCACCCGCAACCGGGCCTGA
- the leuD gene encoding 3-isopropylmalate dehydratase small subunit: MEKFTVLTGVAAPLPMINVDTDMIIPKQFLKTIKRTGLGKHLFDEMRYTPDGQEIPDFVLNKPAYRKASILVSGDNFGCGSSREHAPWALADFGIRCIIAPSFADIFYNNCFKNGILPIKLPKEQVDLLLDDASRGSNAVITVDLEKQTITGPDGGTISFELDPFRKHCLLNGLDDIGLTLQQSAHIDGYEGKQRAGQPWMWG; encoded by the coding sequence ATGGAAAAGTTCACGGTTCTCACCGGCGTTGCGGCGCCGCTGCCGATGATCAACGTCGATACCGACATGATCATCCCGAAGCAGTTCCTGAAGACCATCAAGCGGACGGGGCTGGGCAAGCATCTGTTCGACGAGATGCGTTACACCCCGGACGGGCAGGAGATCCCGGACTTCGTCCTCAACAAGCCGGCCTACCGCAAGGCCAGCATCCTGGTGTCCGGCGACAATTTCGGCTGCGGCTCCTCGCGCGAGCATGCGCCGTGGGCGCTGGCCGATTTCGGCATCCGCTGCATCATCGCCCCCAGCTTCGCCGACATCTTCTACAACAACTGTTTCAAGAACGGCATCCTGCCGATCAAGTTGCCGAAGGAGCAGGTCGACCTGCTGCTCGACGACGCGTCGCGCGGGTCGAACGCCGTCATCACGGTCGACCTTGAGAAGCAGACCATCACCGGCCCGGACGGCGGCACCATCTCCTTCGAACTGGACCCGTTCCGCAAGCACTGCCTGCTGAACGGTCTGGACGACATCGGCCTGACGCTGCAGCAATCGGCCCACATCGACGGGTACGAGGGCAAGCAGCGCGCCGGCCAGCCGTGGATGTGGGGCTGA
- the leuB gene encoding 3-isopropylmalate dehydrogenase, protein MAANKKLLFLPGDGIGPEVMRQVRRVIDWMDRKRKITFDVSEGLVGGAAIDAHGVPLSDATLAEALAVDAVMLGAVGGPKWDNPSDYTKRPEAGLLTLRKELGLFANLRPAVVFDALVDASTLKADVIRGLDILIVRELTGGVYFGEPRGITEIGNGERRGVNTQVYTTPEIRRVARVAFELARKRGNKLCSMEKANVMESGLLWRQEVTKLHQEEFQDVELSHMYADNGAMQLLKNPKQFDVIVTDNLFGDILSDEAAMMTGSLGMLPSASLGAPDANGNRKALYEPVHGSAPDIAGRDLANPCATMLSFAMCLRYSFDLDEDAKLIERAIQNVLGGGMRTADIMAPGMARCSTTVMGDSILRELDKLAS, encoded by the coding sequence ATGGCCGCCAATAAGAAGCTTCTGTTCCTCCCCGGTGACGGTATCGGCCCGGAGGTGATGCGCCAGGTTCGCCGGGTCATCGACTGGATGGACCGCAAGCGCAAGATCACCTTCGACGTGTCCGAAGGCCTGGTCGGCGGCGCGGCCATCGACGCCCACGGCGTTCCGCTGTCCGACGCCACGCTGGCCGAGGCGCTGGCGGTGGACGCGGTGATGCTGGGCGCCGTCGGGGGCCCGAAGTGGGACAACCCCAGCGACTACACCAAGCGCCCGGAAGCCGGCCTGCTGACCCTGCGCAAGGAACTGGGCCTGTTCGCCAACCTGCGCCCGGCGGTGGTGTTCGACGCGCTGGTCGACGCCTCGACCCTGAAGGCCGACGTCATCCGCGGCCTGGACATCCTGATCGTCCGCGAGCTGACCGGCGGCGTCTATTTCGGTGAGCCGCGCGGCATCACCGAAATCGGCAACGGCGAGCGCCGCGGCGTCAACACCCAGGTCTACACCACGCCGGAAATCCGCCGCGTCGCCCGCGTCGCGTTCGAGCTGGCCCGCAAGCGCGGCAACAAGCTCTGCTCGATGGAAAAGGCGAACGTCATGGAATCCGGCCTGCTGTGGCGGCAGGAAGTGACCAAGCTGCACCAGGAGGAATTCCAGGACGTCGAGCTGAGCCACATGTACGCCGACAACGGCGCCATGCAGCTGCTGAAGAACCCGAAGCAGTTCGACGTGATCGTCACCGACAACCTGTTCGGCGACATCCTGTCGGACGAGGCGGCGATGATGACCGGCTCGCTCGGCATGCTGCCGTCGGCCTCGCTGGGCGCCCCGGATGCCAACGGCAACCGCAAGGCCCTGTACGAGCCGGTGCACGGCTCCGCCCCGGACATCGCCGGCCGCGATCTGGCCAACCCCTGCGCCACCATGCTGTCCTTCGCGATGTGCCTGCGCTACTCGTTCGACCTGGACGAGGACGCCAAGCTGATCGAGCGGGCCATCCAGAACGTGCTGGGCGGCGGCATGCGCACGGCTGACATCATGGCCCCGGGCATGGCGCGCTGCTCGACCACCGTCATGGGCGACTCGATCCTGCGCGAGCTGGACAAGCTGGCCTCCTGA
- a CDS encoding general stress protein → MASKESNRTSGRGFASMDPDRQRQIASKGGESVPADKRSFSKNPELAAEAGRKGGRSVPASSRSFSKNPSLAAEAGRKGGQASHGGRSSADRPAGGD, encoded by the coding sequence ATGGCCTCGAAAGAGAGCAATCGTACGTCGGGCCGCGGCTTCGCGTCGATGGACCCTGATAGGCAACGTCAGATCGCCAGCAAGGGTGGCGAAAGCGTGCCGGCCGACAAACGCAGCTTTTCGAAGAACCCGGAACTCGCCGCCGAAGCCGGGCGCAAGGGTGGGCGTAGCGTGCCCGCGTCCTCGCGCAGCTTTTCCAAGAACCCCTCGCTGGCGGCGGAAGCCGGCCGCAAGGGCGGACAGGCGAGCCATGGCGGACGGTCGTCGGCCGACCGACCTGCCGGGGGCGATTGA
- a CDS encoding HpcH/HpaI aldolase/citrate lyase family protein, translating into MATTVRPRRSVLYMPGSNARALEKGRSLPADGLILDLEDAVAPDAKATARDTIAQALATGGYGGRELIVRVNGLNTPWGYDDLRMAAASGADAVLLPKVESADAVRQAEAVLRSAGAPAGQTIWCMMETPLGILNVKEIAGASPAVGALVLGTSDLAKDLHAAHTAQRLPMITSLGLCLLAARAYGLAVLDGVHLDLNDDEGFAASCRQGRELGFDGKTLIHPKTIAACNAAFAPDADEIAQAHRIIAAHAEAAAAGKGVVLVDGKLVESLHVENARRLVALAEAIGRLETAG; encoded by the coding sequence ATGGCCACGACCGTCCGCCCCCGCCGCAGCGTGCTCTACATGCCGGGCTCGAACGCCCGCGCCCTGGAGAAGGGGCGCAGCCTGCCCGCCGACGGGCTGATCCTGGACCTGGAGGATGCGGTCGCCCCCGACGCCAAGGCCACGGCGCGCGACACCATCGCCCAGGCGCTCGCCACCGGCGGCTATGGCGGACGGGAGCTGATCGTCCGCGTAAATGGGCTGAACACCCCCTGGGGCTATGACGACCTGCGCATGGCGGCGGCCAGCGGTGCGGACGCGGTGCTGCTGCCGAAGGTGGAGAGCGCCGACGCGGTGCGGCAGGCCGAAGCGGTCCTGCGCAGCGCCGGGGCACCGGCCGGCCAGACGATCTGGTGCATGATGGAGACGCCGCTCGGCATCCTGAACGTCAAGGAGATCGCCGGAGCCTCCCCCGCCGTCGGGGCGCTGGTTCTCGGCACGTCGGACCTCGCCAAGGATCTGCATGCCGCCCATACGGCACAGCGGCTGCCGATGATCACCAGTCTGGGGCTCTGCCTGCTGGCGGCGCGCGCCTATGGGCTGGCGGTGCTGGACGGCGTGCATCTGGACCTGAACGACGACGAGGGCTTCGCCGCCTCCTGCCGGCAGGGGCGCGAGCTGGGCTTCGACGGCAAGACGCTGATCCATCCCAAGACGATCGCCGCCTGCAACGCCGCCTTCGCCCCCGATGCCGACGAGATCGCCCAGGCCCACCGCATCATCGCCGCCCATGCGGAGGCCGCGGCGGCCGGCAAGGGCGTGGTGCTGGTCGACGGCAAGCTGGTGGAGAGCCTCCATGTCGAGAACGCCCGGCGGCTGGTGGCGCTGGCCGAGGCGATCGGAAGGCTGGAAACGGCAGGGTGA
- the pdxY gene encoding pyridoxal kinase PdxY has translation MKSVLTIQSHVAYGYVGNRAAVFPLQRLGIDATAVNTVQFSNHTGYGAWTGQVFTAEHIADIVDGIAARGVLPAQDAVLSGYMGAVELGQVIVETAARVKAANPGAVYCCDPVMGDVGRGFFVRPGLPEFIRDHAVPAADLMTPNQFELEYLTDRKVATLGDALAATAALRARGPRLVLVTSLTRSDADPESIEMLVDGADGAWLVATPRLTFDPPPNGSGDAVAALFLAHYLTAFDPADALEKAAAAIFAIFETTKRLGTRELQLVAAQDDFVDPPRRFAATRLR, from the coding sequence ATGAAAAGCGTCCTCACCATCCAATCGCACGTCGCCTATGGCTATGTCGGCAACCGGGCCGCGGTGTTCCCGCTGCAGCGGCTGGGGATCGACGCCACGGCGGTGAACACCGTCCAGTTCTCCAACCACACCGGCTATGGCGCCTGGACCGGGCAGGTCTTCACGGCGGAGCATATCGCCGACATCGTGGACGGCATCGCCGCCCGCGGCGTGCTGCCGGCACAGGATGCGGTGCTGTCCGGCTATATGGGCGCCGTCGAACTGGGGCAGGTGATCGTCGAAACCGCGGCGCGGGTGAAGGCGGCCAATCCGGGGGCGGTCTATTGCTGCGATCCGGTGATGGGCGACGTCGGCCGCGGCTTTTTCGTGCGGCCCGGCCTGCCGGAGTTCATCCGCGACCATGCGGTCCCCGCCGCCGACCTGATGACGCCCAACCAGTTCGAACTGGAATACCTGACCGACCGCAAGGTAGCGACGCTGGGCGACGCGCTGGCGGCGACCGCGGCGTTGCGCGCCCGCGGGCCGCGGCTGGTGCTTGTCACCAGCCTGACCCGCAGCGACGCCGATCCCGAGAGCATCGAGATGCTGGTGGACGGTGCGGACGGCGCCTGGCTGGTGGCGACGCCTCGCCTGACCTTCGATCCGCCGCCCAACGGGTCGGGCGACGCGGTGGCGGCGCTGTTCCTCGCCCATTATCTGACGGCCTTCGATCCCGCCGACGCGCTGGAGAAGGCGGCTGCGGCGATCTTCGCCATCTTCGAGACGACCAAGCGTCTGGGCACGCGCGAGCTTCAGCTGGTTGCCGCCCAGGACGATTTCGTCGATCCGCCCCGCCGCTTCGCCGCAACCCGCCTGCGCTGA
- a CDS encoding sensor histidine kinase — translation MPASGTAFPIDRSGAGLARALRGRLGSVRFLMTASGMAFILVVNALIGYGILQSRREALDAGERATRDLARMLEAQTLRTAFSVDRLLSDLAFALDTHADGVRRGSAAIHDHLRRSRDSFGELADLVVVGADGLALHHSADAPLPPFPLSDRTYFTNARDRASPGLLVGAPIVSRVKPGTRAIPLSRRWTDADGRFRGVLVALVDPTRLAATLESQRIDRKGSVILALEDGTVLLERPQDRIGLTRLADWPAVQRALAAQDEATIRDSAPMTAPAAGSGAATHGNGAGDSLISVRRVQGYPFVIVATLPVRAVLDDWQRDTAAWTAIGTVMTLAIALLTAFVVRQHARREKDQARLARASRRIRGILDSMLDAVVTFDAAGRIVTFNRSAEVMFGVPEREMVGQPIETLIPDARGGANDRDLTALRRDGSAFPVGFTVSDLRLASTPAPTPAPSPAPSPAPGAAPSPAPGAAPGAAPGAEEPRIYVGVIRDMTRRKQQEAELLASKTQAELANRAKSEFLANMSHELRTPLNAIIGFAEVLDSEFFGAVNERQKSCIADIHDSGRHLLDIVNAVLDMSKLESGQFELCEEPVEVHEAVGHCLMMVRDRAASGGVELNNLATGSVATLWVDPRAFKQVILNLLSNAVKFTPGGGSVTITAGLDEEGNGDGGFLLSVADTGIGIPPEFMADLFEPFRQADNAANRRYEGTGLGLSISKNFIDLHGGRLTCDSTPGAGTTMTIWLPPSRVADHPSKVAEQTVGVA, via the coding sequence ATGCCTGCCTCCGGGACCGCTTTCCCGATCGATCGTTCCGGCGCCGGTCTGGCGCGGGCGTTGCGCGGCCGTCTGGGATCGGTGCGCTTCCTGATGACCGCCTCCGGCATGGCCTTCATCCTGGTGGTGAACGCGCTGATCGGCTACGGCATCCTCCAGAGCCGGCGGGAAGCCCTGGATGCGGGGGAACGCGCGACCCGCGACCTCGCCCGCATGCTGGAGGCGCAGACCCTGCGCACCGCCTTCTCGGTCGACCGGCTGTTGAGCGATCTGGCCTTCGCGCTCGACACCCATGCCGACGGCGTCCGGCGCGGCAGTGCCGCCATTCACGACCATCTGCGCCGGAGCCGCGATTCCTTCGGCGAACTGGCGGACCTCGTGGTGGTCGGCGCCGACGGCCTTGCCCTGCATCATTCGGCCGACGCGCCGCTGCCGCCCTTCCCGCTGTCCGACCGCACCTATTTCACCAATGCGCGCGACCGCGCCAGCCCCGGCCTGCTGGTGGGCGCCCCCATCGTCAGCCGGGTGAAGCCCGGCACCCGCGCCATTCCATTGAGCCGGCGCTGGACCGACGCGGACGGCCGCTTCCGCGGGGTGCTTGTGGCGCTGGTCGATCCGACTCGGCTGGCGGCGACGCTGGAATCGCAGCGCATCGACCGCAAGGGCAGCGTGATCCTGGCGCTGGAGGACGGGACCGTTCTGCTGGAACGGCCACAGGACCGCATCGGCCTGACCCGGCTGGCGGACTGGCCGGCGGTGCAGCGCGCCCTGGCGGCCCAGGACGAGGCCACGATCCGCGACAGCGCTCCAATGACCGCGCCGGCGGCAGGCTCGGGAGCGGCCACACACGGCAACGGTGCGGGCGACAGCCTGATCAGCGTGCGGCGGGTGCAGGGCTATCCGTTCGTCATCGTGGCGACCCTGCCGGTGCGTGCGGTTTTGGACGACTGGCAGCGCGACACCGCGGCCTGGACCGCCATCGGCACGGTGATGACCCTCGCCATCGCCTTGCTGACCGCCTTCGTCGTCCGGCAGCATGCCCGCCGGGAGAAGGATCAGGCACGGCTCGCGCGGGCCTCCCGCCGCATCCGCGGCATCCTCGATTCCATGCTGGACGCTGTGGTGACCTTCGACGCGGCGGGGCGCATCGTCACCTTCAACCGGTCCGCCGAGGTCATGTTCGGCGTGCCGGAGCGGGAGATGGTCGGACAGCCGATCGAGACGCTGATCCCCGACGCCCGCGGGGGCGCCAACGACCGCGACCTGACCGCTCTGCGCCGCGACGGCAGCGCCTTTCCGGTGGGCTTCACCGTGAGCGACCTGCGGCTGGCCTCAACTCCGGCCCCAACTCCGGCCCCGAGTCCGGCCCCAAGCCCGGCCCCAGGTGCGGCCCCAAGCCCGGCCCCAGGTGCGGCCCCAGGTGCGGCCCCAGGTGCGGAGGAGCCGCGCATCTATGTCGGCGTCATCCGCGACATGACGCGCCGTAAACAGCAGGAGGCGGAGCTGCTCGCCTCCAAGACGCAGGCGGAACTGGCAAACCGCGCCAAGAGCGAGTTCCTGGCCAACATGAGCCATGAGCTGCGCACGCCGCTGAACGCCATCATCGGCTTCGCCGAGGTGCTGGACAGCGAGTTCTTCGGCGCCGTCAACGAGCGGCAGAAATCCTGCATCGCAGACATCCACGACAGCGGCCGGCACCTGCTGGACATCGTCAATGCCGTGCTGGACATGTCGAAGCTGGAATCGGGCCAGTTCGAACTGTGCGAGGAGCCGGTCGAGGTCCACGAGGCGGTGGGCCATTGCCTGATGATGGTGCGCGACCGCGCGGCCTCCGGCGGCGTGGAGTTGAACAACCTCGCGACGGGGTCGGTCGCCACGCTCTGGGTCGATCCGCGCGCGTTCAAGCAGGTGATCCTGAACCTGCTGTCCAACGCGGTGAAGTTCACGCCCGGCGGCGGCAGCGTCACCATCACCGCCGGCCTGGACGAGGAGGGGAACGGGGATGGCGGGTTCCTGCTGTCGGTCGCCGATACCGGCATCGGCATCCCGCCCGAATTCATGGCCGACCTGTTCGAGCCCTTCCGACAGGCCGACAACGCGGCCAACCGCCGGTACGAGGGAACCGGGCTGGGCCTGTCGATCTCGAAGAACTTCATCGACCTGCATGGCGGCAGGCTGACCTGCGACAGCACGCCCGGCGCCGGGACCACCATGACGATCTGGCTGCCGCCCTCGCGGGTTGCGGATCATCCGTCCAAGGTGGCCGAGCAGACCGTCGGCGTGGCCTGA
- the zapE gene encoding cell division protein ZapE: protein MTDGPLSLYRARRGSGTLRPDPDQELAAEKFQSLYQALKGYQPQPAGDGKPAGGGWLERFGLGRRRAAPPPPDIASTAPQGLYIYGSVGRGKSMLMDLFFETAPVDKKRRVHFHEFMLEIHQRIHDHRRSGRGKGDGPDEALPELARALADEAWLLCFDEFHVTNIVDAMILGRLFTNLFDLGVVVVATSNWPPDMLYKDGLQRELFLPFIALLKEKLDILSLDGPTDYRLDRLKGVPIYHHPLGPASDAALAKAFSDLTGGAAAEPCSLTVQGRRVEIDRAAKCVAWVDFWNLCGKPLGAADYLAIATHFHTVLIDHVPTMKDELRNEAKRFMTLIDALYEHKVNVVIAAEGPPERLYPEGTHAFEFERTVSRLMEMQSEDYLQRQHLT from the coding sequence ATGACCGACGGACCGCTTTCGCTCTACCGCGCCCGCCGCGGCAGCGGCACTCTTCGCCCCGATCCCGACCAGGAACTGGCGGCGGAGAAGTTCCAAAGCCTGTATCAGGCGCTGAAGGGCTATCAGCCGCAGCCCGCCGGAGACGGCAAGCCGGCCGGGGGCGGGTGGCTGGAACGGTTCGGGCTTGGCCGCCGCCGTGCCGCGCCGCCGCCGCCCGACATTGCCTCCACCGCGCCGCAGGGGCTGTACATCTACGGCAGCGTCGGGCGCGGCAAGTCGATGCTGATGGACCTGTTCTTCGAGACGGCTCCGGTCGACAAGAAACGGCGCGTCCACTTCCACGAATTCATGCTGGAGATCCACCAGCGCATCCATGACCACCGCCGGTCCGGCAGGGGAAAAGGCGACGGCCCGGACGAGGCGCTGCCGGAACTGGCCCGCGCCCTGGCGGACGAGGCTTGGCTGCTCTGCTTCGACGAATTCCACGTCACCAACATCGTCGACGCGATGATCCTGGGGCGGCTGTTCACCAACCTGTTCGACCTGGGCGTTGTGGTGGTGGCGACCTCCAACTGGCCGCCGGACATGCTGTACAAGGACGGGCTCCAGCGCGAGCTGTTCCTGCCCTTCATCGCGCTGCTGAAGGAGAAGCTGGACATCCTGTCGCTGGACGGCCCGACCGACTACCGGCTGGACCGGCTGAAGGGCGTGCCGATCTACCACCACCCGCTGGGTCCGGCGTCGGACGCGGCGCTCGCCAAGGCCTTCTCCGACCTGACCGGCGGCGCGGCGGCCGAGCCCTGCAGCCTGACGGTGCAGGGCCGCCGGGTCGAGATCGACCGTGCCGCCAAATGCGTGGCCTGGGTCGATTTCTGGAACCTGTGCGGCAAGCCGCTGGGGGCCGCCGATTATCTGGCGATCGCCACCCATTTCCACACGGTCCTGATCGACCATGTGCCCACCATGAAGGATGAACTGCGCAACGAGGCCAAGCGCTTCATGACGCTGATCGACGCACTGTACGAGCACAAGGTGAACGTCGTCATCGCCGCCGAAGGCCCGCCGGAACGCCTCTACCCCGAAGGCACCCACGCCTTCGAGTTCGAGCGGACGGTGAGCCGGCTGATGGAGATGCAGAGCGAGGACTACCTGCAAAGGCAGCATTTGACTTAG
- a CDS encoding esterase-like activity of phytase family protein, producing the protein MFRASPWMGAALIALSLAPAAAQAQEAFPATLSGHAILPAKSFIDAPADAPADLKVSGKFTTGRRVDAIGTVEGKSADRPTGVSVPFDGQPVQGHSGIKRMPDGSFWLLTDNGFGAKANSPDSMLYLNRYKVDFAGGAMERLETIFLHDPDKKVPFRIVHEGTETRYLTGSDFDTESLQIIGDALWIGDEFGPFLIKADLKGRVLAVFDTKVDGKVVRSPDNPAVTTPASPGGAVAFQVRRSKGFEGMAASKDGRFLYALLEGPLWNADAKSFETTAEGKEALRILEFDVAKEAWTGRSWQYALEQAGNAIGDFNMIDGTTGLIIERDNGEGTADKACAQGQPTTGCFSSVAAFKRVYKVELTDANAGGPVRKIGYIDLMRIADPDKKARKPLNGGVLTFPFFTIENVDVVDDRHIVVGNDNNLPFSSSRDPNVADDNELVLLNVEALLKAR; encoded by the coding sequence ATGTTTCGTGCGTCCCCCTGGATGGGCGCTGCCCTGATCGCCCTGTCGCTGGCCCCCGCCGCCGCTCAGGCGCAGGAGGCCTTTCCGGCGACTTTGTCCGGCCATGCGATCCTGCCGGCCAAGAGCTTCATCGATGCCCCGGCCGACGCCCCCGCCGACCTGAAGGTGTCCGGCAAGTTCACCACCGGCCGCCGCGTGGACGCCATCGGTACGGTCGAGGGCAAGTCGGCCGACCGCCCGACCGGCGTCTCCGTTCCCTTCGACGGACAGCCGGTGCAAGGTCATTCGGGGATCAAGCGCATGCCCGACGGCAGCTTCTGGCTCCTGACCGACAACGGCTTCGGGGCCAAGGCGAATTCCCCGGACAGCATGCTGTACCTGAACCGCTACAAGGTGGATTTCGCCGGCGGGGCGATGGAGCGGCTGGAAACCATCTTCCTGCACGATCCGGACAAGAAGGTGCCCTTCCGCATCGTCCATGAAGGGACGGAGACGCGCTACCTCACCGGTTCGGACTTCGACACGGAAAGCCTGCAGATCATCGGCGACGCGCTGTGGATCGGCGACGAGTTCGGCCCCTTCCTCATCAAGGCCGATCTGAAGGGCCGCGTTCTGGCCGTGTTCGACACGAAGGTGGACGGCAAGGTCGTGCGCTCGCCCGACAACCCCGCCGTCACCACCCCGGCCAGCCCGGGCGGGGCCGTGGCCTTCCAGGTCCGGCGCTCCAAGGGGTTCGAGGGCATGGCCGCGTCGAAGGATGGCCGGTTCCTCTATGCCCTGCTGGAAGGGCCGCTGTGGAACGCCGATGCGAAGTCTTTCGAGACGACCGCCGAGGGGAAGGAAGCCCTGCGCATCCTCGAGTTCGACGTGGCGAAGGAGGCGTGGACCGGCCGGTCCTGGCAGTACGCGCTGGAGCAGGCCGGCAACGCCATCGGCGACTTCAACATGATCGACGGCACGACCGGCCTGATCATCGAGCGCGACAACGGCGAGGGCACCGCCGACAAGGCCTGCGCCCAGGGCCAGCCGACGACCGGCTGCTTCTCCAGCGTCGCCGCCTTCAAACGGGTCTACAAGGTCGAACTGACCGACGCCAACGCCGGCGGCCCGGTGCGCAAGATCGGCTACATCGACCTGATGCGCATCGCCGACCCGGACAAGAAGGCGCGCAAGCCGCTGAACGGCGGCGTCCTGACCTTCCCGTTCTTCACCATCGAGAATGTGGACGTGGTGGACGACCGCCACATCGTGGTCGGCAACGACAACAACCTTCCCTTCTCCAGCAGCCGCGACCCCAACGTGGCGGACGACAACGAACTCGTCCTGCTGAACGTCGAGGCGCTCCTGAAGGCCCGATAA
- the lipA gene encoding lipoyl synthase — protein sequence MKPARPEHRAEKPAWLRARAPGGAAFEETQSLVRRHGLNTVCEEAACPNIGECWSKRHATVMILGSVCTRACAFCNVATGRPDALDPHEPERLAEAVGELGLAHVVITSVDRDDLPDGGAAHFARCIARIRDTSPGTTVEVLTPDFRNKRGAVETVVDARPDVYNHNLETVPRLYADVRPGARYYGSLRLLDRVKERDPGIFTKSGIMVGLGEEPAEVLQVMDDLRGAGVDFLTIGQYLRPTPRHHPVARHVTPEEFERYGIIARAKGFLMVSATPLTRSSHHAGSDFAELRRRAGEKTGEKTAERV from the coding sequence ATGAAGCCCGCCCGCCCGGAGCATCGGGCCGAGAAGCCGGCCTGGCTCCGCGCCCGTGCCCCCGGCGGCGCGGCGTTCGAGGAGACGCAGTCGCTCGTCCGCCGCCACGGCCTGAACACGGTCTGCGAGGAGGCCGCCTGTCCCAACATCGGCGAATGCTGGAGCAAGCGGCATGCGACGGTGATGATCCTGGGCAGCGTGTGCACGCGGGCCTGCGCCTTCTGCAACGTCGCCACCGGCCGGCCGGACGCGCTCGACCCCCACGAGCCGGAGCGGCTGGCCGAGGCGGTGGGCGAACTGGGCCTTGCCCATGTCGTCATCACCTCGGTCGACCGCGACGACCTGCCGGACGGCGGCGCCGCTCATTTCGCCCGCTGCATCGCCCGCATCCGCGACACCTCCCCCGGCACGACGGTGGAGGTGCTGACCCCCGATTTCCGCAACAAGCGGGGTGCGGTGGAGACGGTGGTGGACGCCCGGCCCGACGTCTACAACCACAATCTCGAAACCGTGCCGCGGCTCTATGCCGATGTGCGGCCGGGGGCGCGCTATTACGGCTCGCTGCGGCTGCTGGATCGGGTGAAGGAGCGCGACCCGGGCATCTTCACCAAGTCCGGCATCATGGTCGGCCTGGGCGAGGAGCCGGCGGAGGTGTTGCAGGTGATGGACGACCTGCGGGGGGCGGGCGTCGATTTCCTGACCATCGGCCAGTATCTCCGCCCCACCCCTCGGCACCACCCGGTCGCCCGCCACGTCACGCCCGAGGAGTTCGAGCGATACGGCATCATCGCGCGGGCGAAGGGCTTTCTGATGGTGTCCGCCACCCCGCTGACCCGCTCCTCCCATCACGCCGGCAGCGACTTCGCAGAGCTGCGGCGGCGGGCCGGGGAGAAGACCGGGGAAAAGACTGCGGAGCGGGTGTGA